One Candidatus Desulfatibia profunda DNA segment encodes these proteins:
- the dksA gene encoding RNA polymerase-binding protein DksA translates to MKQKDIKFFKNLLADQLEELLGQADITLRGLIDDKDNLTDIIDRASFESDRGTLLRIRDRESRLIRKIQKALENLENGNFGICEKCGKDISIERLKARPVTTYCIECKTKMEALEA, encoded by the coding sequence ATGAAACAAAAAGACATTAAGTTTTTTAAGAATCTGCTGGCCGACCAGCTTGAAGAACTTTTGGGTCAGGCCGATATCACCCTTCGGGGTCTGATAGATGATAAGGATAATTTGACGGATATTATAGACCGGGCATCTTTCGAATCGGATCGCGGTACCCTGCTTCGAATTCGGGACAGAGAAAGCCGGCTAATCCGTAAAATTCAAAAAGCATTAGAAAATTTGGAAAATGGTAATTTTGGAATCTGTGAAAAATGTGGCAAAGACATCTCAATTGAACGCCTCAAGGCCAGGCCGGTAACGACCTATTGTATTGAGTGCAAAACCAAAATGGAGGCTTTGGAAGCATGA
- a CDS encoding zinc-ribbon domain containing protein, with translation MKNLILTCIQCNTDFEFSAGEQKKYQERGFDVPLRCPQCRKNKYRDSECQERRKFKDKKKHHRFKFDEQIDY, from the coding sequence ATGAAAAATCTGATTCTTACCTGTATCCAGTGTAATACCGATTTTGAATTTAGCGCCGGCGAACAGAAAAAATATCAGGAGAGAGGATTTGACGTTCCCTTGCGCTGCCCTCAATGCCGTAAAAACAAATACAGAGACAGCGAGTGCCAGGAAAGAAGAAAGTTTAAAGATAAAAAAAAGCACCATCGCTTTAAGTTCGATGAACAGATAGATTATTAG
- a CDS encoding glycoside hydrolase, translating into MAKGKAKESIKRRKVTFSLEAAGAHEVILVGDFNNWNPKTHPMKRDENGVWNKAVMLPPGKYEYKFLVDGHWKEDPKNEQICPNRFGTYNNIIHLSPAE; encoded by the coding sequence ATGGCAAAGGGCAAAGCCAAAGAGAGTATTAAACGGCGAAAAGTTACCTTTTCACTGGAAGCCGCCGGTGCCCATGAGGTTATTTTAGTGGGTGATTTTAATAATTGGAATCCAAAGACGCACCCGATGAAAAGAGATGAGAACGGGGTGTGGAATAAGGCCGTGATGCTCCCTCCCGGAAAATACGAATACAAATTCCTGGTTGACGGGCATTGGAAAGAAGATCCCAAAAACGAACAAATATGCCCCAATCGCTTCGGGACTTACAATAACATTATCCACTTGTCCCCAGCGGAATAA
- a CDS encoding glycogen/starch/alpha-glucan phosphorylase, which produces MKKATLFKNWGTFKKGMDAKSIQISFANHLEYSLSKDKYTATARDLYHSLSLAARDRMVERWIRTQQMYHDHDMKRVYYLSAEYLMGRALINNLINLGIYEQTKKAMDEINIDLNELAEMEPDMGLGNGGLGRLAACFLDSFATLELPAHGYGIRYEFGIFDQVIRKLRQVELPEPWLKYPHPWEIARPEYSFTVQFYGRVKQTVLPDDRLVTEWIDTSDVIGIAYDIPICGYGNDTVNTLRLWSARATNEFDLEYFQGGDYLKAVEEKNISENISKVLYPNDQIFEGLELRLKQQYFFVSCSIQDIVRRYLASHTSFDQFPDKVAIQMNDTHPSLAIVELMRILLDKYGGLSWEKAWDITCRTCAYTNHTLLSEALEKWPVTMFGNLLPRHLAIIYEINRRFLRDVSACYVGDRDRLRRMSIIEEGNEKKIRMAHLAIVGSRSVNGVAKLHSRLLREQELKDFDEMYPGKFNNKTNGITPRRWLLCANFGLANLISKHIDNQWPKDLEQLKKLVPLAKDKSFRKAFAAVKHQNKERLAKIVLDLTETAIDPGSIFDVQVKRIHEYKRQLLNILHVVYCWIKLKDSSEFDMYPRTFLFGGKAAPSYDTAKMIIRLICHVAEMVNRDRTTNDRLKVVFLPNYRVSLAEKIFLAADVSEQISTAGFEASGTGNMKFALNGALTVGTLDGANIEIMEEVGPENIFIFGLNAEEVRALRGHYSPSEYVHKDPVLKKALDLIQEGLFNPEEPDLFRPLIGRLLSEDRYMVLADFEAYHRCQMLVDQTYRSQETWTQKAILNVAKIGKFSSDRTISEYNRDIWHAKPLKIEREANTD; this is translated from the coding sequence ATGAAAAAGGCTACCTTGTTCAAAAACTGGGGGACTTTCAAAAAGGGAATGGACGCCAAAAGCATCCAGATTTCCTTTGCCAATCATCTGGAATATTCCCTCTCCAAGGACAAATACACGGCCACCGCGCGGGATCTGTATCATTCACTATCTTTAGCGGCCAGAGACCGCATGGTTGAGCGCTGGATTCGAACTCAACAGATGTACCACGACCATGACATGAAAAGGGTCTATTACCTTTCTGCCGAATACCTCATGGGCAGGGCGCTGATCAACAACCTGATTAACCTGGGCATATACGAACAAACCAAAAAGGCTATGGACGAGATCAACATCGATCTAAATGAACTGGCCGAGATGGAGCCGGACATGGGTTTAGGCAACGGCGGGCTCGGCCGCCTGGCCGCCTGTTTTTTGGACTCCTTTGCCACGCTTGAACTGCCGGCCCACGGCTACGGTATCCGTTACGAGTTCGGCATCTTCGACCAGGTGATCCGCAAACTGAGGCAGGTGGAGCTTCCCGAGCCCTGGCTCAAATACCCCCATCCATGGGAGATCGCTCGTCCCGAATACAGCTTCACCGTCCAGTTTTACGGGAGGGTGAAGCAAACCGTTCTGCCGGATGATCGTCTTGTAACCGAATGGATTGATACGAGCGATGTTATCGGCATCGCTTATGACATCCCGATTTGCGGTTACGGCAACGATACGGTGAACACGTTGAGGCTCTGGTCTGCCCGGGCAACCAACGAGTTTGACCTGGAGTACTTTCAGGGCGGCGATTACCTCAAGGCCGTCGAGGAGAAGAACATATCTGAAAACATCTCCAAGGTTCTGTACCCCAACGACCAGATCTTCGAAGGCCTGGAACTCCGGCTCAAGCAGCAATATTTTTTCGTGTCCTGTTCCATCCAGGACATCGTGCGGCGCTATTTGGCCAGCCACACCTCCTTCGACCAGTTCCCGGACAAGGTCGCGATTCAGATGAACGATACCCACCCCTCCCTGGCCATTGTTGAACTGATGCGCATCCTGCTCGACAAATACGGCGGCCTATCCTGGGAAAAGGCCTGGGACATAACCTGCCGTACCTGTGCCTACACCAATCATACCCTTTTGTCGGAGGCCTTGGAAAAATGGCCGGTGACCATGTTCGGCAACCTTCTGCCCCGGCATCTGGCGATTATTTATGAAATCAACCGCCGCTTTCTCCGGGATGTATCGGCCTGCTATGTCGGCGATAGGGATCGACTCCGGCGCATGTCCATCATCGAAGAGGGCAATGAAAAAAAGATCCGGATGGCCCATCTGGCGATCGTAGGTTCCCGCTCGGTCAACGGGGTGGCCAAGCTTCACAGCCGCCTGCTCAGAGAACAGGAACTGAAGGATTTCGATGAGATGTATCCCGGCAAGTTCAACAACAAGACCAACGGCATCACCCCCCGCCGCTGGCTGCTGTGCGCCAATTTCGGCCTGGCAAACCTGATTTCAAAACATATCGACAATCAATGGCCCAAGGACCTGGAACAGCTCAAAAAGCTGGTTCCTCTGGCCAAGGATAAATCCTTTCGAAAAGCCTTCGCTGCCGTCAAGCATCAAAACAAAGAGCGCCTGGCAAAAATTGTTTTGGACCTTACAGAAACGGCCATTGATCCGGGATCCATCTTCGATGTCCAGGTGAAACGGATCCATGAATACAAACGTCAGCTGCTGAACATCCTCCACGTGGTATACTGCTGGATCAAGCTCAAGGATTCTTCGGAGTTTGACATGTACCCGCGGACGTTTCTCTTCGGAGGAAAGGCCGCGCCCAGCTACGACACGGCCAAGATGATCATCCGGCTGATCTGCCATGTGGCCGAGATGGTCAACCGCGATCGCACGACCAATGATCGCCTCAAGGTGGTGTTCCTGCCCAACTACCGGGTTTCTCTGGCTGAAAAAATTTTTCTCGCCGCCGACGTGTCTGAACAGATTTCAACCGCCGGTTTCGAGGCCTCGGGGACCGGCAACATGAAGTTTGCGTTAAACGGCGCACTTACCGTGGGAACTCTTGACGGCGCCAACATCGAGATCATGGAAGAGGTGGGTCCGGAGAACATATTTATCTTCGGTCTGAATGCTGAAGAGGTCAGAGCTCTAAGAGGGCATTACTCTCCTTCGGAGTATGTCCACAAGGACCCGGTTTTGAAAAAGGCGCTCGACCTGATTCAGGAAGGGCTGTTCAACCCGGAAGAGCCCGACCTTTTCCGTCCCTTGATCGGCCGCCTCCTCAGTGAAGACCGCTACATGGTGCTGGCCGATTTTGAGGCCTATCATCGGTGCCAGATGCTGGTGGACCAGACCTATCGCAGCCAGGAAACCTGGACCCAAAAGGCTATTTTGAACGTAGCCAAAATAGGCAAATTTTCCTCCGACCGCACCATATCGGAATACAACCGGGACATCTGGCACGCAAAACCCTTGAAGATAGAAAGGGAAGCCAATACGGATTAA
- a CDS encoding NUDIX hydrolase yields the protein MRKKKYCHYCGSGLTDKFCEGAMRLFCEHCNEPIYENPLPAACLVVVDGKDRVLLVKRSVEPKKGYWCLPGGFMELGETPEQAALRELKEETGLSGRIEMLLGVYASPSTLYHTVLMVGYLVKSYTGTLIAGDDAMDIARFHYDRLPEIAFESHMSFIRIYYAAYAA from the coding sequence ATGCGAAAAAAAAAGTATTGTCATTACTGCGGAAGCGGGCTCACCGACAAGTTTTGCGAAGGAGCCATGCGCCTTTTTTGCGAGCACTGCAATGAACCCATTTACGAAAATCCCCTGCCGGCCGCATGCCTGGTCGTTGTGGACGGCAAAGACAGGGTGCTTCTGGTCAAACGCAGCGTCGAGCCCAAAAAAGGATACTGGTGCCTTCCGGGCGGATTCATGGAGCTTGGTGAAACACCCGAGCAGGCGGCCTTAAGAGAACTCAAGGAGGAAACCGGGCTTTCCGGCCGGATCGAGATGCTTTTAGGGGTTTATGCCAGCCCCAGCACCCTCTACCACACGGTCCTTATGGTCGGCTATCTGGTAAAAAGTTACACCGGTACGCTTATTGCCGGCGACGATGCCATGGATATCGCCCGTTTCCATTACGACCGACTCCCGGAGATTGCCTTTGAAAGCCATATGAGCTTCATCAGGATCTATTATGCCGCCTATGCCGCCTGA
- a CDS encoding class II fructose-bisphosphate aldolase, with translation MTAIRTGNPSNFEKALEIGRPPNVVKLFPNSKALIVSGKFIDRAMLAKGQAISMAANGRNHFVIRGALRAAQRANSVIIIEIAKSEGGSNAYCAVNYWNMARQVDAVCNELGITIPVAIHADHYGIKSTKDIEAAKIEIPTIFEAGMTSIAIDASHLPDDQNLLANLELNPFVPRWAGLETEVGEIKGKAGLSTVAEALFLIRGLNAHDIFPDWIALNNGTTHGIEESDQGIQVDLTAQIHEALTPYKISGAQHGTSGNSSDRLRAIAAKTLTTKANVATALQMISWGLEVNDYGNAILDKSGNFIKVKNQGVTEEIWQEMVAYAQSKGLKAGDYKKLNLPFENKLLGQALTIRERMVKRVEEFIYNMLVNVINAQDTAPLALEAILAAGTYDPGPKAARIEDRAEWSSEKIIRRAATIDSDKGPKGDFDD, from the coding sequence ATGACAGCAATACGCACCGGCAATCCATCAAACTTTGAAAAGGCTCTCGAAATCGGTCGTCCGCCGAACGTGGTAAAACTATTCCCGAACTCAAAAGCACTGATCGTCAGCGGAAAGTTTATCGACCGCGCCATGCTTGCAAAAGGCCAAGCCATTTCCATGGCCGCCAACGGCCGTAACCATTTTGTGATCAGAGGAGCCCTGCGCGCCGCCCAAAGGGCAAATTCGGTTATCATCATAGAGATTGCCAAGTCGGAAGGGGGGAGCAATGCCTACTGTGCTGTAAATTACTGGAACATGGCCAGGCAAGTCGATGCCGTATGCAACGAACTTGGCATTACCATCCCGGTGGCCATCCATGCCGATCATTACGGCATTAAATCCACCAAAGATATCGAAGCAGCCAAAATCGAAATTCCCACGATCTTCGAAGCCGGGATGACTTCCATCGCCATTGATGCCTCCCATCTGCCCGATGATCAGAACCTGCTGGCCAACCTTGAACTCAACCCTTTTGTGCCCCGATGGGCCGGTCTTGAAACCGAAGTCGGTGAAATAAAAGGTAAAGCAGGTCTTTCCACGGTAGCAGAGGCCCTTTTTCTTATCCGGGGTTTGAACGCTCACGATATTTTCCCTGACTGGATCGCTTTGAACAACGGCACAACCCACGGTATTGAAGAAAGCGACCAGGGCATCCAGGTCGATTTAACCGCCCAAATCCATGAGGCCCTGACGCCGTACAAAATTTCCGGCGCCCAGCACGGCACCTCGGGGAACAGCTCCGACCGCTTGAGAGCCATCGCCGCCAAGACCCTCACCACCAAAGCCAATGTCGCCACCGCCCTTCAGATGATTTCCTGGGGGCTTGAAGTCAATGACTACGGTAATGCCATCCTTGACAAAAGCGGTAATTTTATCAAGGTGAAAAACCAGGGCGTCACCGAAGAGATATGGCAGGAAATGGTGGCCTATGCCCAGTCCAAGGGGCTTAAAGCCGGAGATTATAAAAAACTCAACCTCCCGTTTGAAAACAAGCTTTTAGGACAGGCCCTAACGATCAGGGAACGAATGGTTAAAAGGGTTGAGGAATTTATCTACAATATGCTGGTCAACGTCATCAATGCCCAGGATACGGCCCCACTTGCCCTTGAAGCCATCCTGGCGGCCGGCACTTATGACCCGGGTCCCAAAGCCGCCCGAATCGAAGATCGGGCTGAATGGAGTTCCGAAAAGATTATCCGGCGGGCAGCAACCATCGATTCCGACAAAGGGCCGAAGGGGGATTTCGACGATTAA
- the tyrA gene encoding bifunctional chorismate mutase/prephenate dehydrogenase — translation METNNSKQPPALSAENKICGDTEQKLEALRRQIDVIDQQIVSLLAKRQIEVQRVISLKKAYNLPVYHPAREENLISDKRIQGGDAGLDPDYIEELYRLILRQSRAQQTARLAKKGIYDGASVLLVGGRGSMGQYFHRWFFDAGYDVRILDLDDWPNVDKLCAGIKLALISVPIEATTAVVRKLGPHLPADCVLADITSIKEPPLKAMLAAHQGPVIGLHPLFGPATSTMDKQIIVVTPGRDYPACQWLIDQFSAWGSILLQVNAKEHDDIMTIVQTLRHFATFAFGQFLCRKSIDLARTLEFSSPIYRLELGMVGRLFAQDSTLYSEIIFASSERRTILKDYLASVAENLPMIEKGDKEVFCTEFKKIANWFGPFSEQALRESTYLIDKLIDRF, via the coding sequence ATGGAGACGAATAACTCAAAGCAACCGCCCGCGTTGTCTGCGGAAAATAAAATATGTGGCGATACCGAGCAAAAACTCGAAGCTTTGCGGCGCCAAATCGATGTCATTGACCAGCAAATCGTTTCTTTGCTTGCCAAACGTCAAATTGAGGTCCAGCGCGTAATATCCTTGAAAAAGGCTTATAACCTGCCGGTTTATCATCCGGCGCGGGAAGAAAACCTGATTTCTGATAAACGTATTCAGGGTGGCGATGCAGGCCTCGATCCGGATTACATTGAAGAGCTTTACCGGCTTATCCTTCGCCAGTCCAGGGCACAGCAAACAGCTCGACTGGCTAAAAAAGGCATCTATGACGGTGCCAGCGTTCTTCTTGTCGGCGGCCGGGGAAGCATGGGACAATACTTTCATCGATGGTTTTTCGATGCCGGTTACGATGTACGCATCCTGGATCTTGACGACTGGCCGAATGTCGACAAACTGTGCGCCGGCATTAAACTGGCACTGATCAGTGTACCCATCGAGGCTACCACTGCAGTGGTCCGAAAACTGGGTCCGCATTTGCCGGCCGATTGTGTTCTGGCTGATATCACCAGCATCAAGGAGCCGCCTTTAAAGGCCATGCTCGCAGCCCATCAAGGACCGGTTATCGGTTTGCATCCCCTCTTTGGCCCGGCCACTTCAACCATGGACAAACAGATCATTGTGGTCACTCCCGGAAGAGATTACCCGGCGTGTCAATGGCTGATCGACCAGTTCAGCGCCTGGGGCAGCATTCTCCTGCAAGTCAATGCCAAGGAACACGATGACATTATGACCATCGTTCAAACGCTACGGCATTTTGCGACCTTTGCATTCGGTCAATTTTTATGTCGAAAAAGTATCGATTTGGCCCGCACGCTCGAATTTTCCAGCCCCATCTATCGTCTTGAGCTGGGAATGGTCGGAAGACTTTTTGCACAAGACTCCACATTGTATTCCGAAATCATATTCGCTTCTTCCGAACGGCGCACCATCCTGAAAGACTATCTGGCCTCTGTAGCGGAAAATCTTCCAATGATCGAAAAAGGTGATAAAGAAGTATTTTGCACTGAATTCAAAAAAATCGCAAACTGGTTCGGACCATTCAGCGAGCAGGCCTTGCGGGAGAGCACTTACTTGATTGATAAACTGATCGATCGTTTCTGA
- a CDS encoding penicillin-binding protein activator encodes MKAIAGIFLFLLAIVLGACVPKTIIYPVPGEVGPQDELFSRAEKMFQAKSYQEALDAYNEYLLRFPDRPLAAAALLKIGAVHTALGSHSKARDVYKQLIAKYPDSSFAKDARVEILVSYYREGRYAEVIQGAADVLKEAVSGSRILRTQVLLGDTYLALGSPIDAVTYYNSAYKTSKDSEKEGIITRLKEAVAQLDSKEIVSLLSRMEAGYPAGYLIYQLGLIHFENQEYEDAAKVLSTFIENFPRHERTREAQKLLESIGTKSVYSRYTIGCLLPFSGRYKTYGNRALKGVELALSHFSSRNDCPSLKIIIKDTGSDPDKAAQVVKELLKENVAAIIGPLVTAETAATEAQTSGIPIITLTQKEDITQIGDYVFRNFITPRMQVRAIVSFAVETLGLRSFAILYPDENYGTTYMNLFWDEVLAHGGRIVGVEAYNSAHTDFADPIKKLVGLYYKVPEHLKAEMKKAYEDENSLDMIENFVNTERQGADTAKNKIQKEKIDQKDGKDEKPEPIVDFDAVFIPDAPKKAGLIIPQLAFYDVRDTHLFGTNLWHSDSLIEMSQQYAQGAVMTDGFFAESDSACVRDFVKDFKKTYGENPEFIEAVAYDTAMILFEMVNRPEIRYRSALKKGLLQLGNFEGVTGLTSFDSNGDVRKKLYLLQIKGKGFVELERR; translated from the coding sequence ATGAAAGCGATTGCCGGAATATTTCTGTTTTTACTTGCGATAGTCTTGGGAGCGTGCGTACCCAAAACCATTATTTATCCTGTTCCCGGCGAGGTTGGTCCTCAGGATGAACTCTTTTCCCGGGCTGAAAAAATGTTTCAGGCAAAATCTTATCAAGAGGCGCTTGACGCTTATAACGAATATCTTTTGCGGTTTCCGGACAGGCCACTGGCCGCCGCCGCTTTATTAAAGATAGGGGCTGTCCATACAGCCCTTGGAAGTCACTCCAAAGCGCGCGATGTCTATAAACAACTGATTGCCAAATATCCTGACAGTTCATTTGCCAAAGACGCCCGGGTTGAAATCCTGGTCAGCTACTACCGCGAGGGCAGGTACGCCGAGGTCATCCAAGGGGCGGCCGACGTTCTCAAAGAAGCTGTTTCCGGAAGTCGCATCCTCAGAACGCAGGTACTTTTAGGGGATACGTATTTAGCGCTAGGTTCCCCGATAGATGCCGTAACGTATTATAACTCGGCCTATAAAACATCCAAGGATTCGGAAAAAGAGGGCATTATTACCCGGCTCAAGGAGGCTGTCGCCCAGCTCGATTCAAAGGAGATTGTATCTTTATTGAGCCGCATGGAAGCGGGGTATCCAGCCGGTTATCTCATTTATCAACTGGGACTCATCCATTTTGAAAACCAAGAGTACGAAGATGCTGCCAAGGTGCTGTCGACGTTTATCGAAAATTTTCCCCGGCATGAAAGAACCCGGGAAGCCCAAAAACTGCTTGAATCGATTGGTACAAAGTCTGTTTACAGTCGTTATACCATAGGATGTTTGCTGCCGTTCAGCGGGCGTTATAAGACCTATGGCAACCGGGCACTTAAAGGAGTTGAGCTTGCCCTGAGTCATTTCAGTTCTCGAAATGACTGCCCTTCGCTAAAGATAATCATTAAAGACACAGGCTCTGACCCCGATAAAGCCGCTCAAGTTGTAAAAGAATTGCTTAAAGAGAATGTCGCTGCGATTATCGGTCCTCTTGTTACCGCCGAAACCGCTGCGACGGAGGCCCAGACCAGCGGGATCCCCATCATCACGTTAACTCAGAAAGAGGATATTACTCAGATCGGAGACTATGTTTTCAGGAATTTTATCACCCCCCGGATGCAGGTCAGGGCCATTGTCTCGTTTGCCGTTGAGACGCTTGGGCTGCGCAGTTTTGCCATCCTTTATCCTGACGAAAATTATGGAACGACCTATATGAATTTATTCTGGGATGAAGTGCTCGCTCATGGAGGAAGAATCGTCGGTGTCGAAGCATACAACTCAGCCCATACCGATTTTGCAGATCCCATCAAAAAACTCGTAGGACTTTATTACAAAGTGCCCGAACACCTGAAAGCCGAAATGAAAAAGGCGTATGAAGATGAAAATAGTTTGGATATGATCGAGAATTTCGTCAATACCGAGCGGCAGGGTGCGGATACAGCCAAAAATAAGATTCAAAAAGAAAAGATTGATCAGAAAGATGGAAAGGATGAAAAACCTGAACCGATTGTTGATTTTGATGCCGTCTTTATTCCCGATGCTCCCAAAAAAGCCGGTCTGATCATACCCCAACTGGCATTTTATGATGTTCGGGATACGCATCTTTTCGGCACCAACTTGTGGCATTCCGACAGTCTGATTGAGATGTCGCAACAGTATGCCCAGGGCGCCGTAATGACCGATGGTTTCTTTGCAGAAAGCGATTCAGCCTGTGTCAGAGATTTTGTCAAAGATTTTAAAAAGACATACGGGGAAAATCCGGAATTCATTGAGGCCGTTGCTTATGACACCGCCATGATTTTGTTCGAGATGGTAAACCGGCCTGAAATTCGATATAGAAGCGCACTAAAAAAAGGACTCCTGCAACTTGGCAATTTTGAGGGGGTGACCGGCTTGACTTCATTTGACAGCAACGGAGATGTCCGTAAAAAATTATATCTTCTTCAAATTAAAGGAAAGGGTTTTGTCGAACTGGAACGCCGTTAA